In one window of Maribacter sp. BPC-D8 DNA:
- a CDS encoding ferritin-like domain-containing protein: MSTYTEEVGNKLNELLEKTYDAEKGFKKAAENTDNVQLKAFFETKAKQRYDFGHELKAEIKTFGQEIDKGDSIAGKAHRAWMDVKALFSLDNAEAMLEEAIRGEKAAIEEYEDVLVDTSLPSTTATVLRSQKEAIKNGLSNIKMLEDIR; the protein is encoded by the coding sequence ATGAGTACATATACAGAAGAAGTAGGAAATAAATTAAATGAACTTTTAGAAAAAACATATGATGCCGAAAAAGGATTTAAGAAGGCAGCAGAAAACACTGATAATGTTCAGTTGAAAGCTTTTTTCGAAACAAAGGCAAAGCAACGTTACGATTTTGGTCATGAACTAAAGGCAGAAATCAAGACATTTGGTCAAGAAATTGATAAAGGCGATAGCATTGCAGGTAAAGCACACAGAGCTTGGATGGATGTAAAAGCACTATTCTCTCTAGATAATGCAGAAGCTATGTTAGAAGAGGCGATTAGAGGAGAAAAAGCTGCAATTGAAGAGTATGAAGATGTATTAGTAGATACTTCTTTACCATCTACAACGGCAACCGTATTAAGAAGTCAGAAAGAGGCAATTAAAAACGGACTCTCAAACATTAAAATGTTAGAAGATATTAGGTAA
- a CDS encoding SOS response-associated peptidase family protein: protein MKEIEQDVNALFKYPNLYAPQVVISGLREVSIPIITMNEPNAVNLAIWGLLPSTFNDDWGLFQKLTNTLTISAQKIDTNMWYYDSFKNSRCIIPVTGFFTSVLKNGEIYPYHVSRKNGGILYLAGIYTILDDGFITCSLLTGPLEKEVVNYQNLVDYMPVIIDHDDKYEWLSEDTKIERAQMILQPPHTTDLEIRPIAKNLFNQDISYDSMLMPYEYPES from the coding sequence ATGAAAGAGATAGAACAAGATGTAAATGCCTTGTTCAAGTATCCAAATTTATATGCTCCGCAAGTAGTAATTAGCGGTTTAAGGGAAGTCTCTATTCCCATAATTACCATGAATGAACCCAATGCTGTTAATTTAGCTATTTGGGGTTTATTGCCAAGTACTTTTAATGATGATTGGGGGCTATTTCAAAAGCTGACGAATACGTTGACTATCTCTGCTCAAAAAATAGATACGAATATGTGGTATTATGATTCGTTTAAGAATAGTAGATGTATTATACCGGTAACCGGCTTCTTTACTTCGGTATTGAAAAACGGAGAAATATATCCTTACCATGTAAGTCGTAAAAATGGCGGAATATTATACTTAGCAGGTATTTATACTATTCTAGATGATGGGTTTATTACGTGTTCTTTATTGACTGGTCCGCTTGAGAAAGAAGTGGTTAATTACCAAAACCTAGTAGATTATATGCCGGTAATTATAGACCATGACGATAAATATGAATGGCTTTCAGAAGATACTAAAATAGAAAGAGCGCAAATGATTTTACAACCGCCACATACAACAGATTTAGAAATACGACCTATTGCAAAGAATCTATTTAATCAAGATATCTCATATGACAGTATGTTAATGCCCTATGAGTATCCAGAAAGCTAG
- a CDS encoding helix-turn-helix domain-containing protein, whose amino-acid sequence MRELTINSSKSDDMFSKIQTCIQGDLIEDWGESVLTFDNTVGKGSLRTIDFNSGVSLIDCNIKLNEETKVVFDTKDLAPIEFIFITSGYFEYSENNTDTYTRLEQFQNTIISHKREAEKTFLFPKNETLKINFIRINRQEYLQKKNNNISKLNQLLVSLFNDSKGEATFQHGGSFSLRIADEIKLLNDVDATSGMLRSLSLEGRLYLILSLQLLEHKNFEENMNLPEAISKEDILKIHKLTTYILEHISDTVSITSLSAESGLSPKKLQIGFKILYSKTVNEYVRQLKLEVSKDYLKNSDLSVSEIVYAIGIKSRSYFSKIFFEAYDILPTDYRKHLKNKNSSLR is encoded by the coding sequence ATGAGAGAGTTAACCATAAATAGTTCAAAGTCTGACGATATGTTTTCCAAAATACAAACGTGTATACAAGGGGATCTCATTGAGGACTGGGGCGAAAGTGTTTTAACTTTTGATAATACGGTTGGAAAAGGCTCTTTGCGAACCATCGATTTTAACTCGGGAGTATCTCTTATTGATTGTAATATAAAACTAAATGAAGAAACTAAGGTTGTTTTTGATACTAAAGACCTGGCACCTATAGAGTTCATTTTTATTACAAGCGGGTATTTTGAGTACAGTGAAAATAATACAGATACGTATACCAGATTAGAGCAATTTCAGAATACGATTATATCGCATAAACGTGAAGCCGAAAAGACATTTCTGTTTCCGAAGAACGAGACTTTAAAAATCAATTTTATACGAATTAACCGTCAAGAATATTTACAAAAGAAGAACAATAATATATCTAAACTAAACCAATTATTGGTGTCATTATTTAATGATAGCAAAGGGGAGGCTACTTTTCAACATGGTGGCAGTTTTAGTTTAAGAATTGCAGATGAAATTAAATTGCTAAATGATGTTGATGCTACCAGCGGTATGCTTAGGTCTCTTTCTCTTGAGGGTAGACTTTATCTAATTCTATCGCTACAGTTGTTAGAACATAAAAATTTTGAAGAAAACATGAATTTACCTGAAGCTATTTCTAAAGAGGATATTCTAAAGATTCACAAATTAACCACTTACATATTAGAACATATTTCTGATACTGTTTCTATAACATCGTTAAGCGCAGAATCTGGATTAAGCCCTAAGAAACTTCAAATTGGTTTTAAGATTTTATATTCTAAAACCGTGAATGAATATGTTAGACAGCTGAAATTAGAAGTCTCGAAAGATTATCTAAAAAATTCCGATTTATCGGTTTCTGAAATTGTGTACGCTATTGGTATTAAAAGTAGAAGTTACTTCTCTAAAATATTCTTTGAAGCTTATGACATTCTACCAACAGACTATAGAAAGCATTTAAAAAATAAGAACTCTTCATTACGCTAG
- a CDS encoding arsenate reductase family protein, with protein sequence MGVIAMDKKQITLYYSSQNSIGKQLNAYVESSGKDHLTIDISKTNVTGTQWAELADGLNKNISDLVNTDHPDFKEAYGETSVDLDDDGWLKVLDKNPSLLKNAIVIKGKDFIELTSASDFKQYMDPDSAGIEKPYK encoded by the coding sequence ATGGGAGTAATCGCTATGGACAAAAAACAGATAACCTTATATTATAGTTCGCAAAATTCAATAGGCAAACAACTAAATGCCTATGTTGAATCTTCTGGTAAAGATCATTTAACTATAGATATTTCTAAGACGAACGTTACGGGTACGCAATGGGCAGAACTTGCTGATGGTCTAAATAAAAACATTTCTGATTTGGTCAATACCGACCACCCAGACTTTAAAGAAGCTTATGGCGAAACATCTGTTGATCTTGATGATGATGGTTGGTTGAAAGTACTGGACAAGAACCCTAGTTTACTCAAAAACGCCATCGTTATAAAAGGTAAAGATTTTATTGAACTAACCAGTGCGTCAGATTTTAAGCAATATATGGATCCTGATAGTGCAGGTATAGAAAAGCCTTATAAATAA